A single genomic interval of Helianthus annuus cultivar XRQ/B chromosome 6, HanXRQr2.0-SUNRISE, whole genome shotgun sequence harbors:
- the LOC110938406 gene encoding protein C2-DOMAIN ABA-RELATED 5: protein MDNLLGLLRIRIKRGIDLVIRDFRSSDPYCILKLGEQKLKTRIIYKDLNPVWDEDLTLSIESPDQPVELMVFDHDTFSRDDEMGDADIDIQPFLEAHKIHLDPHTVTNGTILKRVEPSEANCLSEESCVTWKDGMISQNMLLKLRNAESGEIELELHWIDLPGAHHL from the exons ATGGACAATCTGTTAGGTCTTCTTAGAATTAGGATTAAAAGAGGTATAGATCTTGTCATTCGTGATTTCCGATCCAGCGATCCTTATTGCATTTTAAAATTGGGCGAACAG AAACTCAAGACTCGTATCATCTATAAAGATCTCAACCCTGTGTGGGATGAAGATTTGACTCTTTCAATAGAAAGTCCTGATCAACCGGTTGAACTG atggtgtttgatcatgACACGTTTAGCAGGGACGATGAGATGGGTGATGCAGATATCGACATCCAACCGTTCCTGGAGGCACATAAGATACATCTGGACCCACATACGGTCACAAACGGCACTATTCTAAAGCGGGTTGAGCCATCCGAGGCAAATTGCCTCTCGGAAGAAAGCTGCGTGACGTGGAAAGATGGTATGATATCTCAAAATATGCTTCTTAAATTGCGGAACGCTGAATCTGGTGAAATCGAACTCGAATTGCATTGGATTGACCTTCCGGGTGCTCACCACCTTTAG